The sequence GGGTAAAGGTACTCGGGTTTAAGCCTTTCCTCTTCCACGATAGACTTCAAGAGTTCCCAATGCCGCGAGGCCGTGTCATTCGGCACAATCACCGAAGCGAAGGCATCGCTCGTCCACACGACGCTCAGGGTATCCACATATTCAAAGACGCCTTTCTCGCTATTATAATAGCCGGACAGGTTCAAGTCCACGGTATCGACCAGGCCCCAGGAGTCGTCATGCGAGCGGGAGCGCAGACGTTTCAGTCCGCTCGGATCCTCCGGATCAACAACCTTGATCGGGGAAAACGTCGGCCAGTATTGGATTCGGGCGTTACTGGCAATGAACAGCGCCGCATTCTGATGGGCACTCGCGATGTTCCAGCCAGCAGGGCAAACTCGGCCGCGTTCGTATAACGGGTAGTAGCGCCCACGTTCGCAAGTAGAATCCAGGCACTTGCTGCACCTGGTTTTGTAACGCAGATTTTCAAGCATCAGGTGAAAGGTCACGGTGTCGCCCGCCAAAAAGCCGGAGTCATGTTCCGACATGCTACACCCTTTGTAATCGGCGAACTTGAGCACGGTATATTCGTTGCTGTCGCGCGGGTCCACGAAGGTTTCAAGCTTCTGGAAGTAGTAATTGTCTACGTTCGGGGCAGAACAGTGCGTATAATTCCGCTCCGGTTTCCAGTTGATTTCTACACGGTCAAGCAGCAGCCTGATCGCAAGCGAACCAACAGATCCGATAATTGCACCCACGACAAAACACAGGAGCACGTGGGCACATTCCTTTAAAAACGATTTTGTCAGAAACTTTTTCATCAGGACCTCCCCTCGCTCTTAACCAAAATACCCGAAACCGAAAAACAGCAGGAACAGCGGCAGAATAAAAATCCACACACCCTGAAAATAGTGTTCCAGGTCGGAATCGCTCATGGTCGAATGGTCAATCAGCGAAACCACCAGGTACCAGAGCCCGATATATTCCAGCACGGAATGGCCGCCGCTAAAGATGTACTGGAGCAGAAGGTAGCCGAGCGTAAAGCCCACCACCGTAGGCGCCACCGCCGAAAGCGCGTGCTGCACCGCCACCATGAACCACGGGCCGCGTGTACAGTAGCTGATATGCCCCAGGCGTTCGCCGTCGCTTTCGAACATGCAGATTTCGTCGACTTCGGCCCCCGTAATCACGGCAAAGCACAGGTGCGACATCTCGTGCACGAATGTTCCGGGAAACGTCAGGAAATTCACGAAAAAATAGGCGAAGTCGCGGTTCACCGCCCCGATAATTTCTATCTGCGCGCGTTCCAGCCCATACAGGAGAAGCCCCGCAATCACAGGTGCCACGATGACGACCAAAGTCAGAATAACGCTGATGGCCGCAACGGCCCCGATGCCGTTACCCCAGCCGAACCATGCGATTATCTGGGACATCGAGGGGAGAGTGAACATGGCGGACCTCCTTGTTTGCGCGCCGGACATTCATATATCGCTTTTTATCCGTCACTAGTAAAACGATTTATGGAAAAAATATTTTTTTCTAAATTTGTACGCATGGCAGATAAGAAGAAAATTCTCGTAATGGTCGCAAGTCCGAAAAACGAACGCAGCGGAACCCTGATTCCGACAAAGGCCTTCGTGGAGGGGCTCGAAGAAAACGGCGACTACGAGAGTGAATACCTTTTTATCGACCGCCTGAACATTAAGCCATGCCGCGGATGCCTCAGTTGCTGGGGGCGCGAAGACGGCAGCTGCTTCATGAAGGATGACGACGTGCCCTGGGTGCGCGAAAAGCTCACGAACGCCGACATTGTCATCTGGAGCTTTCCCCTGTACCTGTTCGGTGTGCCGGGACAGATGAAGGTCCTGATGGACCGCATCGTGGGAATGGTGCACCCCTACATGGGCCAAAAGCTGAAAGACGGCGTGAACGCGCTGAATTCGAACCTGCACGGGCTGCAATTCCAGAAGGAAGGGCAGAAAATCATCCTGCTTTCGAGCTGCGCCTGGATGGACATCGACGTGGTCTACGAACCGATCCGCAAGCAGTTCGACATTATCCTCGGACACGAGGGTTACACACTCATTGCCTGCCCGCAGATGCGCGCGCTCGACCACCGCGGAGGCCCGCGCCGCCTGAAAATGCTCCGCGACAAGTACAAGGCCGGCGGCGCGGAACTTGCAAAGACCGGCTCGCTTACGCAAGAAACCATCGACCTGCTGCAAAAGCCGCTCTTCAGCGACGACGCCTACGTGACGCTCGTGACCGAGTTCGTCACGCACATGTTCGATCGGCCGGACAACTTCTAAAGCTTCACTAGCGTTTTTTTGTACATTTCCAGGACATTTTTGGACGGCGTACCTATAAGCCCCCTTTCCGCAAAGGATTTATAGGTACATTTTTCATTTTCGCATACAAATTAACATTCACTACACTGTCGCAAAGGCAAAAAAATACCTATAAACGTACCAACACCATACAGGCTTATAGGTACCAAGGTAAACGCAATACTTGCGAGAGTCTCCATTTGACCGTTTTCGCACCTATAAACAGGGGCAAAACTTTAATCTTATAGGTACGTATGGCAAAAATCCGCAAAAAAAAGCTGAAGCGCGCCTCGAAAACGACCCCTATAAGAAAAAACCTGGCAGAGCCAGGGTTCATGAGCCACAAAGCCCCAAACGCAAAGCTGGGGCGGTGGCGAGAGCGAGCGCTCGGGGGACATAC comes from Fibrobacter sp. UWH4 and encodes:
- a CDS encoding flavodoxin family protein, translated to MADKKKILVMVASPKNERSGTLIPTKAFVEGLEENGDYESEYLFIDRLNIKPCRGCLSCWGREDGSCFMKDDDVPWVREKLTNADIVIWSFPLYLFGVPGQMKVLMDRIVGMVHPYMGQKLKDGVNALNSNLHGLQFQKEGQKIILLSSCAWMDIDVVYEPIRKQFDIILGHEGYTLIACPQMRALDHRGGPRRLKMLRDKYKAGGAELAKTGSLTQETIDLLQKPLFSDDAYVTLVTEFVTHMFDRPDNF